Genomic window (Streptococcus porcinus):
ATTTCATTTAGATATGATTGGTTCTTCTGTTATTGATCAGGTTAGTCTTCATTACCTTCAACCTCTACAAAATAGTAGTCACAAATTTGTCCACTGTATTAAACCCCATATGGCGGGATATGACCAAATTAAAAGATGCCTCCTATCTATTTTTACTATTGCAAAAGAAGAAAATCGGCATTTTGAGCTTCTACTAAAATCACGCTTGCATGAATTTATCTATCTTCTTTACCACTACCGCTACGTTATCCGTAAACACACAGATGATACCTATCGGAAAAATGAAAAAATTCGTCAATTAATTGACTATATTAACACTCATTATCAGCAAGAACTAACCATTGACTTTTTAGCAAATTATATGGGATATAGTAAAACTCATTTTATGACAGTTTTTAAGCAACACACTGGAACATCTTGTACGGAATTTATCATTCAAGTCCGTTTGAGCAAAGCTTGCGAGCTACTCATCAATTCTACTCGACCTATTCTTGATATTGCTAATGAGGTGGGGTTCAATAATCTCTCTAATTTTAATCGGCAATTTAAAGGTTCCTACCTGCTGACACCTAGCCAGTACCGGAAAAAATATACCAAACCTAAAGAGAGCAGAACACTTATTAACCCGCCTAAATCATAGTAGAAAACACCCCTTGTCTTAAAGGGGTGTTTTCTTACTATCGTAACAAGCTAGCTATTGACTATTTATAATTGAACGCTCGTATCAGAGGTTATTTTCAAACTTGTCTAGATTAGACTGACCATACTCCATTCAGACTTTTATACGGACATAACTAGTTGCCGAACATGTCCAACTTCCGATTCATTAACTACCATAAAAATGGTCGCACCACTTATTAATACAGTGTCTCCTGAAACTACTTGAGATCGGCCATGATAAACTTGAGTTGTAATAAGAACATTGTCGGGCAATTTTAAATCTCTAACATAACGCCCTGCTATATGATCACTCACGGTAAGTTCAACCAAGGTAGGTTCAACCAAGTCATGTGGGGGCATGATTGGCATTTTTTCTAACATTGCTTCATAGATAGGAGCTCCTTTTAGGAGATCCATTAAGAAATATGCAACAAAGGTCACTACTGCAATAGCCATTAAAGGCTTTAAATCACCAACCATTTCTGTGACTAAAAGCATACCAGTCAGCGGAGCTTTTGAGATAGCTGCAAAATAACCAGCCATACCAAGGACTATAAATAAAGGCAAAAATCCAGGTTCTAATAATCCGATTTTTTGGAAAAGGAGACCAAAAATTAAGCCTAAAAGAGCCCCTAAGGTCAAAATGGGAAGGAAGATGCCTCCTGGTAAACCACTTCCATAGGAAATCATGCTTCCAATAAAGCGCAATATAAAAAATAAACAAACCATAAGTAATGTTGGTTGATTGATGGAAAGCCCTATGATCAATCCATTGCCACCACCAAGCAACTGGGGAAAATAATAGCCGATGGGGACAATAAATATAAGAGGAATTAACCCTTGATATTTTGGAGAAAGATGGAGAGCACTACATATTTGGTTGATATATTTTGGGAAAGCTAGGATAACAAACTCATAGACATATCCTAAAACTCCCAGGAAAGTTCCTAAGAGGATTAATAGCCAGTAATGATTCAAATCCAAAAAAGGCATCGCTTTTGGCATAGCAAGAATGGGTTCTAAACCAAAAATATGCAGTGAAATAAAATTGGCAACCAAGCTAGCAACTAAAGCAGTAATCCAAATTAAACGTGAAAAATGATGGTAAATTTCTTCTACCACAAAAAGCAAACCTGCAATAGGTGCATTGAAAGCTGCAGACAAACCCGCAGCTGCTCCGCTTGCAATGAGAACTCTTTTTTCTAAGCGACTGGATTTTAAAAATTTTGCCAATCCCTTTGCTGACATTGCTCCTAATTGAATTGAGGGACCCTCTCGTCCGAGCATAAATCCCATTGAAATAGCCAAAACTCCTGCTATGAACTTTTTCCAAAGGACAGGCCACCAAGCGGGTGCTAATAAACCTTTAAGTTCTCCTTCCACATGAGGTATCCCTGAGCCCTTGATATCTGGTTCAGAAGCAATAAATTGACTAATAACTACAAGTACTAGAACACTTATAGCAATGATTACTAGCACTAGACTTGGTTTATCATGCGACATCTGGTAAGTAGCTACCACTAAATGCGATAACTTCTCAATCAGAAGTCTAAATAAACTAACTATAACACCAGCAATACTACCAACTAAAATACCTCGCCAAACAAACGAAATAATTGATTCATTTGAAAAAGCGTATTCATTTTTATGATTTTCCATAAGTCCTCACTTTCTATAAACACTAAACATTTAACATTGTATCAAAGTAAGCTAAAAGAATCTAGTTACTACTAAGACAAAAAAACTCCAAAAAAGAGAAATGATATTAACATTTCCCTTTTTATTTTATTGAGATTTACTAGTTTTCTTTATTAAATTCTTTTCTTTTTCGACTTGACTTAAAGTAAAAGAGACTAAAGAAAATTGCAAGAATATACCACACTTTTGAATCCTTTTCACCTGTTACAGGAAGAGTCTTCTCTCTTGTTCCTAACGTACCTGTTCCAGTAATACTTTCCATATTCCGACTTACGTTTTCTGTCTTATAGCTATTAAATAAAGCCCTTGCATAGGTCTTTACATTTTTATTATTTCTTTCAAATGAAAACTGCACATTTACAGGCAAAGTGTTAGTAGCTTTTTGTTCTGACTGGACTGGGGTTTCCCAATTTAATGTAAATTGTCCTATTGCCTGTCCTTTTTGTAATTGAATAAGTGCCTGTCCTTTTGTTGGTAGCTGTGGTTCAATTGACACATTTAGAACTTGAATGCTGTAGTCTGGTAATACTACCGACAAGGCATATATTAACTCTTCAGCATTTGTAATTCCCTTACCATTAAAGTTAGCTAATTGGGAAGGCTTCATCAAATCCTCTTTTTTAATAGGTTTTTTTTGATTTTCTCGTAGTAGGCCTTCCTTTTTTTCTTTTCTCTTTAATAGATGCTCAGCTAAGCCATCGTTTAAAGCATTAGAATCAACCTTAACCTTAAACAAATAAGAAGTGTTGTTGTTAACATAGTCAGAAATAACTACTTTGACATAATCTCCATCTTCGATAGCTTTCTCATAGTACCATTCAGATTCATTCTGGTGGAAATAGTCATCATATTCTCCATCTTTTATACGACTGTCAACCATATCACCATTCACAAATAGTTTCCATCCGTCTTGAGCATCCTTAATTTTACCGGCTAAACGCAAGACATTGTTTGGGATAGTAATTTCTCCCAATAGCTGATCTTCTCTATCTTCTGAACTTAATCCCTCTTTATGGAAATAATGGATATTTGTATTGTGGAAAGTCAGTTCTGGAGTCCGCGTATCAAGCTTGATGGCATAGCCTTTATTAGAAATCAGTTCATTGTTATAGTAGGCTTTGACATTCAAGGTATTTGAACCTTGAAAAATTGGAACCTTTATTTCCTTAAAATGACTATCTTTATAATCCGACTCTTGGTAGTCGTATCTTTTTTGCCAACTTGGAGCAAAAAGACTCTGTTTTTGCTTAGCATTATATAAAGCGTTTGTATTAGTTAGAAAAAGATGTTGTCCTTTTTGCAAATGAATATAATATGTCCTAAAGGCGTTTCCGTTTTCATCAAATTCAATATCAACATCATTAGAGGCTGTTGCTTCTGTGTAAGCTGATGTTAATTTCCCATCATGGAAATCTGTTCCATGGGTGAACTCTTTAGGGTTACTATCACTTGTTTCCCACTCCTGATTATCATCTTCCCATTCAGTATCATTATCTGGTTCAATGTCATGTCCTGGTTGAGGAATAAGTTTTTTCTTGGGTTTAAGAACACTCGAATCAGTAAGTAAGGATTTTTTAGAAAGTCTTTTTGACTCTTTCTCTTTGAGATTACCTTTTAACAAAAGTTCTTGCAGGTCATATTCAACTCTATTTTCACCAAAATCTTCAATAATTAGGCTATAGCCTGAGTAAGTGTCACCACTGTTTTTAGGCACACGATAATAACCATCAGCACCTGCTTTAAGTTCTTTCGTTACTTTATCTTCCATAACAATAGTAACATCTTTTAGGTGCTTATCTGTGATAGCAAGAAGAACTTCTTTATCGGTATTATGGACAAGTCTAACCTTTGGTTTAGTGTTATCAACGGTGAAGGGAATATAAGTTTCTTGCCAAGGCCTATTTTCATCTAATCGTGCCTTAATTTTGATAAAGTATGATCCTTCAGCGATAGGCTGGTCATCATTTGTTTTTGGATTATAAAGGCTACCGTCCCATTCAAGATCGGGATCGTAATCTCCAAACATTGGTTGGTAACGGTCTGGATATTCTTGATAAGCACTTTCCATAAATTTAGGATAATAGTGGCCCACTTTCAGAACTTTCAACGTTTTTGCTAGTTGAGGATCAGCTGAATCTGTTATTTCGACCTGAAAATCCTTAGCATGTCGCATAAAGATTAGTCGAAGTTTCATCAGCGCATGACTATCAATACCACCAAGTGATTGCATAACATAATGACGCGGATCTGCCTCTAGGTTATTGTGATCTTCTTTCCATTTATTATAGTCAACACCCCAAGGAACATAATCGAAAATTTCAAGCCCTATAGGATAAGCTTTAACGATACCTGTCATTTTTGTTTTGCTACCGTCTTGCCATGCAACTGGATCAACTATCTTTTCACGATTCCAATCTCCATAGAAGCCAAAATAAGGTATACTCAAGTCAGCCTGCTCTTTGTTAAGCGACTTAAAGCGAACAAACCCTTCTATAAATTCGTCCATTTTTACTTTTCCAACTTTCAGAGTCATAGGAATAGTCATCTGGCTATTTGGTGCAATTCTCACATATCTCGGAGCAATAAGACTAGCTTCTTCAATTTGGCGAGAATGAACTGTTTTGATAGGCAGTTTTTTTTCAAGATTTTGCCTCTTATTGTCATAAGTTACTTTTCCTAAGATGGGACTTGCTTCAAGTTTGAAGAATTGTTCTTTATCAGATAGATTGTGTAAAACAAGGGAAAACGTTTTTTCCTTTTCAGTGAAATCCTTAAGACTGATAGCACCTTTTAAGTTTTCATCTGAAAGAAATACCTTAGTCTTCAATGCTTTTAAGAGATTGACTGCTCCTGCTCCTTGACGCCTTGGAGAGTATGGTAAGAGTGGTTTACCATTTGGTACTGTATGATCAATCAAAATATCAGCAGTGTTTTGTAGCAATAGTTTATTAAGTTGAATGAGCGAAATTTTAGCAAAGTTCTGGTTCCATTTGGTTTGGAATTGTTTTGTGATAGGCAATAACATGGCACTAGCACCTGCAACGTGTGGTGCAGCCATTGATGTCCCGCTGTCGTTATAATAACTATTCTCATTACCTGATGAAAAGACATTTTCACCGGGAGCGACTAAATCCGGTTTTAATTCAAGATCAGGTCTTGGTCCCCAGGTACTAAAACCTGAAATTCCTTTATGTTCAAAAACCTTGGTTAGCTTTGGATCTCTCTCGATGGTAAGACGATGAAGCTTCTGAGATTGATTTTTAAGGTAATGACGGAGCTTCTCCCCGTCATTTGCTGAAACACTAATTGCCCAAGTTGCTTGAAATAAACCTTTTGAATCACCAAGTAAGGTACTTCGTATTTCAGGGATGTTTTTGTAATTACCATATGTGGTGGCAGTCGCAGCGTTAACTAAGATGATACCTTTGGGTTTTTCTCCCATGATTGTTACTAGTTGTTGGTAGACTTGTTCACTTTTTCGATTAACTAGGACAATTTTTCCACTAATATTCGAAATACTTTTTTCCTGCTCCAAGTCAATAATATTATTATCAAAACTAATCTGATTTTTATCTTTTTGCTCAAATAAGAAATAATTGTGCCAATTAATATTCTCATAAGCTAAGTCTAAGTCTTCAATTTTGAGATGTGGTAAACGCATGTGGGTGTCATAATAGGAACCTACACCTAAAACTGAGTCATTTGATGATACTGATAAAAGTGTTGAATTATCTTGAAGTGAGAATTTTTCGTCTACTAAGGTATCATAGGAATTTGTCATTGAAGAGGTTCCATAGTTTCCCATGGCCGCCGCAATAATAACGTCTTCTTTCTTTGCTCGCTCCAAAACTTTAGCCCAGATATCGTCATTTCGACCTGTCCCTATCTCACCTATGCTCAAACTTATAATATCTGCTTTTCGGTTCATCGCATCTTCCATCGCAAAAAATTGACTGGACCCCTGATAACCTTCACTATTATCTTTACTCCAAGTACGGTAGGCCAAAAGTTGTGCATTCTTAGCCATTCCTTTGAAACCGTTTTTAGTGTTACCGACCAAAACACCTGCAATGTGCATCCCATGTTCTGTCTGATCATCTTTAATACTAGTATCCCCACTCATAGTATCAAAGACATAAGGAACTTTTCTGCTAGCCCCAGAAGCAACTGTTTTTTCTTTTAAGTCACGATCGCTAATATCATTATCTAAACTCAGCGTTTCATGAGTA
Coding sequences:
- a CDS encoding AraC family transcriptional regulator — translated: MLLTDQRHTNDPQRHLLSYHYFHSEVKHGRPDILFHWHPEMEITYVSEGSARYHIDYDFFNSQSGDIILIRPNGMHSIHPIVQQPHVTDTFQFHLDMIGSSVIDQVSLHYLQPLQNSSHKFVHCIKPHMAGYDQIKRCLLSIFTIAKEENRHFELLLKSRLHEFIYLLYHYRYVIRKHTDDTYRKNEKIRQLIDYINTHYQQELTIDFLANYMGYSKTHFMTVFKQHTGTSCTEFIIQVRLSKACELLINSTRPILDIANEVGFNNLSNFNRQFKGSYLLTPSQYRKKYTKPKESRTLINPPKS
- a CDS encoding ClC family H(+)/Cl(-) exchange transporter; amino-acid sequence: MENHKNEYAFSNESIISFVWRGILVGSIAGVIVSLFRLLIEKLSHLVVATYQMSHDKPSLVLVIIAISVLVLVVISQFIASEPDIKGSGIPHVEGELKGLLAPAWWPVLWKKFIAGVLAISMGFMLGREGPSIQLGAMSAKGLAKFLKSSRLEKRVLIASGAAAGLSAAFNAPIAGLLFVVEEIYHHFSRLIWITALVASLVANFISLHIFGLEPILAMPKAMPFLDLNHYWLLILLGTFLGVLGYVYEFVILAFPKYINQICSALHLSPKYQGLIPLIFIVPIGYYFPQLLGGGNGLIIGLSINQPTLLMVCLFFILRFIGSMISYGSGLPGGIFLPILTLGALLGLIFGLLFQKIGLLEPGFLPLFIVLGMAGYFAAISKAPLTGMLLVTEMVGDLKPLMAIAVVTFVAYFLMDLLKGAPIYEAMLEKMPIMPPHDLVEPTLVELTVSDHIAGRYVRDLKLPDNVLITTQVYHGRSQVVSGDTVLISGATIFMVVNESEVGHVRQLVMSV
- a CDS encoding S8 family serine peptidase, coding for MTKKSIYATQTRILLNSSILLLFAGLATNSSNVSADSHETDNNASANNIQAGSASRAEAINTKEVELNYKEDSGTSIETKNSSFDTTPSMPLLDQADTIHNQEVKAEGDTKLDGRGVLIASIDSGIDLTHETLSLDNDISDRDLKEKTVASGASRKVPYVFDTMSGDTSIKDDQTEHGMHIAGVLVGNTKNGFKGMAKNAQLLAYRTWSKDNSEGYQGSSQFFAMEDAMNRKADIISLSIGEIGTGRNDDIWAKVLERAKKEDVIIAAAMGNYGTSSMTNSYDTLVDEKFSLQDNSTLLSVSSNDSVLGVGSYYDTHMRLPHLKIEDLDLAYENINWHNYFLFEQKDKNQISFDNNIIDLEQEKSISNISGKIVLVNRKSEQVYQQLVTIMGEKPKGIILVNAATATTYGNYKNIPEIRSTLLGDSKGLFQATWAISVSANDGEKLRHYLKNQSQKLHRLTIERDPKLTKVFEHKGISGFSTWGPRPDLELKPDLVAPGENVFSSGNENSYYNDSGTSMAAPHVAGASAMLLPITKQFQTKWNQNFAKISLIQLNKLLLQNTADILIDHTVPNGKPLLPYSPRRQGAGAVNLLKALKTKVFLSDENLKGAISLKDFTEKEKTFSLVLHNLSDKEQFFKLEASPILGKVTYDNKRQNLEKKLPIKTVHSRQIEEASLIAPRYVRIAPNSQMTIPMTLKVGKVKMDEFIEGFVRFKSLNKEQADLSIPYFGFYGDWNREKIVDPVAWQDGSKTKMTGIVKAYPIGLEIFDYVPWGVDYNKWKEDHNNLEADPRHYVMQSLGGIDSHALMKLRLIFMRHAKDFQVEITDSADPQLAKTLKVLKVGHYYPKFMESAYQEYPDRYQPMFGDYDPDLEWDGSLYNPKTNDDQPIAEGSYFIKIKARLDENRPWQETYIPFTVDNTKPKVRLVHNTDKEVLLAITDKHLKDVTIVMEDKVTKELKAGADGYYRVPKNSGDTYSGYSLIIEDFGENRVEYDLQELLLKGNLKEKESKRLSKKSLLTDSSVLKPKKKLIPQPGHDIEPDNDTEWEDDNQEWETSDSNPKEFTHGTDFHDGKLTSAYTEATASNDVDIEFDENGNAFRTYYIHLQKGQHLFLTNTNALYNAKQKQSLFAPSWQKRYDYQESDYKDSHFKEIKVPIFQGSNTLNVKAYYNNELISNKGYAIKLDTRTPELTFHNTNIHYFHKEGLSSEDREDQLLGEITIPNNVLRLAGKIKDAQDGWKLFVNGDMVDSRIKDGEYDDYFHQNESEWYYEKAIEDGDYVKVVISDYVNNNTSYLFKVKVDSNALNDGLAEHLLKRKEKKEGLLRENQKKPIKKEDLMKPSQLANFNGKGITNAEELIYALSVVLPDYSIQVLNVSIEPQLPTKGQALIQLQKGQAIGQFTLNWETPVQSEQKATNTLPVNVQFSFERNNKNVKTYARALFNSYKTENVSRNMESITGTGTLGTREKTLPVTGEKDSKVWYILAIFFSLFYFKSSRKRKEFNKEN